The Rhododendron vialii isolate Sample 1 chromosome 3a, ASM3025357v1 nucleotide sequence TGATCGTGAATGATTTTTTGtggaccaaaaaaagaagttaaaacaCATGTAAACTGATTCGAACAACATTTGTCcccgaagaaaaaaaaaaggaaactctttttttgttttgtttttggtacgTCGGAATTTAAAGGAAACTCTTTTTGAGAAGACAAGCCAAACACTGATACCACTTTCCTTCagtataaataataaacaacTCCTGGTCAgtgctccacctccacctctctctctctctcaatctctctttcAACCCCCAAAGTCAGcgtcttttctctctcttcccctccaTCTCTCTCCACCCAACATGCGCACGCAGGTGAAACAGGGGCAGACGCAGGTACACATGTGATTGAGTCATTAACGGGGACCGAAAACGGTTTGTGGGATTACCAATCACGAGTTCCGAGGCCCCCCCGTTTGTTTAATGGCCGACGGGTGGGATTTGCATGCGGTGGTGAGCGGCTGCACCACCGCCACCGTTAACGGCCAAACCAACAACGTTGAGGACCCGTTACCGGATTTGGCTTCTCTCACCTTTACCAACGACGACGACACCCCGTTCTACTATCCGGGTTTCGGGGATAACTCGGATTTCGAATGCGAAGGTTTGGAACAAATTTACCGGAGTTTTAATTTCCTGAAGCCACGGCCAAACAACCCCTGTACTTCCTCAATTTCCCCAACCCAACAAGAGGCGCAATCActaccgccgccgccgccaccacaaacGATGGTGCAAGTGCAACAACTAATAACTCCTCAGTTGATCAAGAACTCTCGCGCCGGTTCTTCTCTCGCTTTACCGGCCACCGTTCGATCTCGAAGAAGGTCTGATTAATtaccatttttttccccctggGAATTGATGTTCAAACCACATTTTTCACAAATGTAACATgaaattcagttttttttttcccctacaaACAGATGCCCGGAACCTTCACTAATTTCGGAGcctaaaatgaaatttattttttcaccgTCTAAGATTGCGCGGCACGATTCTCACAAGTCAATATAAAGTATTAAACTCAGAATGCATGAGAAAAGGATTCCAATTCCGATTAGCTAGATTGCGAAATTTATTCgatcgttctttttttttcggcAGGAAGAATCAACAGACGAAGTTGGTGCGTCAGATGAGCCACGAGGAACTGTTGGGAGATTCGTGGGCGTGGCGGAAGTACGGTCAGAAACCGATCAAAGGTTCGCCGTACCCGAGGTATTTTTTTCCCGGGAGTTTTCGCAAGCATTTTCCACGGTCTCGTACTTTACTTGTTTTCTACACTTTTGCGTTAATTGCATTTGTAGCCCCTTACTTTTACCAAAACATTACTTTTTGCCTTTCCACTTTAGTATCCTTACAGTCTTAAGTCGGTGACTCATGATGCAAAGCTACCTAATTTAATTTGACTAATTCCCGGGAGTCACTTCAAAACGCCGTTCCTTAGGAGAATAATTACTTGATGGGTAGTGGGACGATAATTAAATTGATTGGACCAAAACAAATTTTGGCAAGAATGAATGACGCTCAAAATATTTCACGTTGAATGATAACTCTTAATTTGACTTAGAATGTAATTGATCAAATGTCGCAAAATTAGATCAAGAAAATATTGCAAGAGAGACAATTGAATGCGATCACTAACAGCCCATTTGGATCGAGTgatttcaagagaaaagaaaagaaaggattttagtttctagccaaatcactcatttggattaactattttggtgagaaatgtaGAGAAAAGTacagaaataaaatattttgattggcttctctcatttctcacccaatctcaccaaaaatggtgagattttgtGAGAAATTGCTCCCTTTTCTTATCTCACTCTTTCTCACCATCTAGAAGGGCTGTAAGAGATTAACCTACGAATCGAGACACTCTTTCGAGCACAATGTTTGAATTCGAACATCATTTACTTTTGTTGCCGCTGTAACGTCTCGTATCGCTCTTAGCTAGTTATAGGGCAAGAGATTACAAAAAAGAATGTCACAATAATAATCATAGTCAAATACAAAGGTGCGAAGTGTAATTAATCAATCCTTTTACTTTCACTGCAAAAATTCCGTGGTTTTCGACTTGGTTGAATTTAATGGTTGGAATGGAATGGACGCTGCAGGAACTACTACAGATGCAGCACCTCCAAAGGTTGCGGTGCGAGGAAGCAAGTGGAGAAAAGCCCCTCCGATCCCGACATCTACGTCGTCTCCTACTCCGGCGAGCACACCCACCCCCGTCCGACGCACCGCAATTCCCTCGCCGGAACCACCCGCGCCAAGTTCTCATCAAGACCCACCGCCGCCGGAGCCTCGTCCGAACCACCCTCCGCCGTGGGGACCGTAGCCAACCCTCCCTGCTCCTCCTCGTCGCCCGTCTCCGCCTCGAGTCTTTCTCCCTCCACCCCGTTGATCGAGGGCGAAAGTAGTGCCGCGCCTCCCGAGAATTCCCTAACCGAAACTATAGAGATTTTAGACGACGAGGAAGACGATGAGATGGGGGAAACGGAGTGCGACGAGGTTGTTTTGATACCGAATACGGTTATGAGTGAAGATATACTCAAAGGGTTTGAAGAACTCAGAAGAGCTAATTCGGGTTCGACTCGGTTTCAGACTCGCGATAATTCGCTATCTCCGTGGAACttctccgccgccgccgccggcgGTGGTGGTTGTTGAGTGGCCGCTAAAGTTGGACTAGTTTTTTTCTCGAGTCCACTTTTTCATGTTTGTGCGCCAAGTGGAATGGAGAGGATATTGTAGGAAGAATCTCTTCCCTCTCCACCACCTTttgaccttctttttttttctttttctttttcttttgccttcAATTAATTTCATTTTGCACAGACAATATCAGCAactgttttcatttttgaattaGCTAATCCCATCTTCACTATTTCAGGACAATTTGCAATAGCTGAATCAATAATATGTTTGACTTTTGGTGCTTCGTCTGATCAAATAGATCACACTCTTCGAATAAGACACGTTGTAATATAGAACGCATCCATAAGACAAAAGTAGTTAAGAAAAGTTACAATTGGGATAAGATTTATGTGATCTTCGCAATCTACCATGATCTACATAATAAATACTGCCTTTAAAGATCTTTAGAGATATATTGAATTTATGGATGTGTCTTGCATGCGCATGCAGTAACACATGAAGAAGTCGTCGAGTCAGTAGTACAAGGAAGTGATGTCACCATATAGTTAGCTACGGAGTTGAAATATTTGGCATCCTCAGACGTAACTTATCGCGCAATCCACACTTGTAATGAACACTTACACACCCCTCCTTACACTTTTGACATCCATATATATTGAGACTAACCAATATGTCGGCGTGGTAGAATTTTCCCTCAAAAGTGTAACATCCAATGAGTTTATTTaatattgaagaaaataatactactacATATATAGGTAACAATGACTTCTATTAACTCATAAAACGACGGTTGGTATTGtgaagattttttatttttttgatgaatGGCATCGTAGGAATATATAGTCGAAATGCATTTAAttaatcccttttttttttttgaccttttaCCTTTATTATGTGCAATAGGatacaccaaatcggtacatgAAAGTTGTCGGTTTTCGGCACAATACTTTTCAATTTTCACGACATCATCCACACTCAAGCACTAGATCTCCTTTTTGTCTGTTCACACAgtcaaaacattttttattcATCGATCCACATAGgtcaaatatattttattggGTAATGGGTATATATCATACCACTTGCTTTAAGTAAATTGTATCTCATAAATAGATAATTGATATTCAGCAACccctcttaaaaaattattttgcgtG carries:
- the LOC131319669 gene encoding WRKY transcription factor 22, translating into MADGWDLHAVVSGCTTATVNGQTNNVEDPLPDLASLTFTNDDDTPFYYPGFGDNSDFECEGLEQIYRSFNFLKPRPNNPCTSSISPTQQEAQSLPPPPPPQTMVQVQQLITPQLIKNSRAGSSLALPATVRSRRRKNQQTKLVRQMSHEELLGDSWAWRKYGQKPIKGSPYPRNYYRCSTSKGCGARKQVEKSPSDPDIYVVSYSGEHTHPRPTHRNSLAGTTRAKFSSRPTAAGASSEPPSAVGTVANPPCSSSSPVSASSLSPSTPLIEGESSAAPPENSLTETIEILDDEEDDEMGETECDEVVLIPNTVMSEDILKGFEELRRANSGSTRFQTRDNSLSPWNFSAAAAGGGGC